In Juglans regia cultivar Chandler chromosome 13, Walnut 2.0, whole genome shotgun sequence, the following proteins share a genomic window:
- the LOC108999749 gene encoding acetylserotonin O-methyltransferase-like: MENTQRSEWDEEEKQAEVSIWKYIFGFTEMALVKCAIELGIADTIESHGGGPMTLSELSSTLGCDPSPLYRVMRFLTHRGIFKEMPTTLGSPGYAQTRLSSRLLRNGEHSVAALILFESSPVMLAPWHSLSARVLAHGTAPFDVVHGEDIWRYAAENPGYSRLLNEAMACEARLAVPAILQGCPEVFDGLSSLVDVGGGNGTTLQLLVKSCQWIRGINFDLPHVVSDAAEFPGIEHVGGDMFASVPKADAAFLMRVLHDWGDNECIQILKKCREAIPEDKGKVIIVEAVIDQEAKISDKLRDARLALDMIMMAHTTMGKERTLEEWGLVLGKAGFSRYRAKPIRAVQSVIEAFP; this comes from the exons atggAAAATACACAGAGATCAGAGTGGGATGAGGAAGAAAAACAAGCGGAAGTGAGTATCTGGAAATACATATTCGGGTTCACAGAAATGGCACTAGTCAAGTGCGCCATTGAACTTGGGATAGCTGATACCATTGAAAGCCATGGAGGAGGCCCTATGACACTCTCCGAGTTGTCATCAACTCTAGGTTGCGATCCGTCCCCACTCTACCGCGTTATGAGGTTCCTAACGCACCGCGGAATATTCAAAGAGATGCCCACCACCCTAGGCTCCCCAGGATATGCACAAACACGTCTATCTAGCCGTCTTTTGCGGAATGGAGAACATAGCGTGGCTGCTCTTATTTTGTTTGAGAGCAGCCCAGTTATGCTGGCACCATGGCATAGCCTAAGTGCCCGTGTTCTAGCCCATGGGACTGCACCGTTTGATGTAGTTCATGGTGAAGACATATGGAGGTATGCAGCAGAAAATCCTGGTTATAGCCGTCTCCTCAATGAAGCAATGGCGTGTGAGGCCAGGTTGGCGGTGCCTGCGATTCTTCAAGGTTGTCCAGAGGTATTTGACGGGCTTAGCAGTTTGGTGGACGTGGGTGGAGGCAACGGAACGACTTTGCAGTTGTTGGTTAAGTCGTGTCAATGGATTCGAGGCATCAACTTTGATCTTCCCCATGTTGTCTCTGATGCGGCAGAGTTCCCCGGAATTGAACATGTCGGAGGTGACATGTTTGCAAGTGTTCCAAAGGCTGATGCTGCTTTCCTAATG CGGGTTCTGCATGATTGGGGAGACAACGAATGCATCCAAATCCTGAAAAAATGCAGAGAAGCTATTCCGGAGGACAAAGGGAAGGTGATAATTGTTGAGGCTGTAATTGATCAAGAAGCGAAAATATCGGATAAACTAAGAGATGCGAGGTTGGCGCTAGACATGATAATGATGGCTCATACTACAATGGGCAAAGAGAGAACTTTAGAGGAGTGGGGACTTGTTCTTGGGAAGGCAGGATTTAGCAGGTACAGGGCGAAACCCATTCGTGCTGTGCAATCTGTAATTGAGGCATTTCcttaa